CCTCCGACATGTGGCATCCCGCCTCGCCTGGGACACGGGCGCGCTGAACCTCGACAGCTCCGCCCGCAACCGACTGGCGGTGACGCTGGCCGACCGCTGGCATCTGGCCGCCGCCGCGAACGTACTGTCCACCGCCCTGCACTTCGACCCGGACGGCGGAGCGTCGGCCGCGCGGACGCTGGCCAATCTCGCGGCACTCAAACTGCGGCTGGGCGACGTCACAGGGGCCGAGGAATCGGCGGGCCAGGCACGGGAGCGGCTGACCGAGGACGCCGCGGAAGACCTGGATGTACACCTCCTGGTGACCACCGTCCTGACCACGGCGGCGCGCCGCCGTGGGCTCCATGAAGACGCTGACCGGTTGCTGGCCGACCTGGAAGGCGCCGTCCGCCGCCTGGTGGGTGTTCTCGGCGGCGAGCATCCGCAGTCCCTGTCGGCGCTGGTGGCCCTCGCCACCGCGGAGTTCGAGTCCGCGCGGGCCGCCGGTGCCCTCGACCGGATGGAACGCGCCGTGGACGTGCTGGCCGTCGCCTCCCAGAAGGCCGCCGCGACGGTGGGCACCCAGCATCCGCAGACGGTCGCCGCGCTGCTGAGCCTTGCCGCCGCGGAGGGGGAGGCGGCCCTGGACGAGCCGGACGGCCGCCGCCTGGACGGCGTCAGGGCCCTGGTCACGGCGACCGCGCGACGTGCGGATGTGATGCGGCACGGTGCGGCCCGGGTACCCCGAGGTCCGGCCTCCGCGCCCGAACCCAGGAGTTCGCGCGCTCGCCACGCCATGGCGGCTCAGCCCGCGCCACGGCCTGGTCCCGCCGCGTCCCGCCGGGACAGCCCACGAGACGGGACCGACGAGGACACGCCGACGCTGCGCTTCAGTGTGCTCGGTCCGGTCCAGGTCTGGCAGGAGGGCGAACCCCTGGACATCGGGCCTTCGACGTCAGCGGCCCTGCTCGCCGCTCTCCTGCTGCGAGAGGGAGCCACTGTCAGCCCCGGCGAACTGGCAGACATGATCTGGAACACGTTGCCGGCGTCCGGTCCCAGGGCGCTCAGTGTGTACGTGTACCGGCTGCGCAGAGTACTCGGCCCCGAAGCACTCCTCAGAGAGCCCCACGGCTACGCTCTGCGCCTCGCCCCGGGATCCCTCGACCTGACCATCGCCGAGAAGCATGCGGCGGAGGCCGAGCGGTTCCGTGCGGCCGGTGACCCGGAGCAGGCGCGCACCGCGCTCAGCCAGGCCCTGGCACTCTGGCACGGTGAGTCCCTGGAAAATGCCCGGGGCCCGTACGCCGCCGAACAGCGCCGGAGGCTGGAGGAGTGGCGGCTTCAACTGACCGAAGCCCGACTGGATCTGGACGTGCAACTGGGCCGTCACTACGAGGTCATCCCGGAGCTGAACGCGCTGACCCGCACCCATCCCCTGGACGAGCGCCTGCGCGAACTCCTCATGCGCGCCCTGTACCGGAGCGGGCGCCGGGCACAGGCACTGGCGGAGTACGACCGCATCCGGGGCCTGCTCCTCCAGCATCTCGGAGTTGAACCGAGTCCCGGCCTGCAGGAGTTGTGGCGGCGCATCCATACGTCCGACCCGGTTCTGGACAGCTCGGCCTCGGTCCGCCGCGAAGCCAGGCCGATCGCCGTTCGGCCCTCATGACGCTCGGCACCCGCGGGCGCGGGCCGGGCGTCCCACCGCCCGGCCCGCCGCCCTCCACCAGTCGATGCTCAGCTGATGCTCAGCTTGAAGATCTTGTCCGAACCGTCCGCCGCACCCCCGTTGTTGTCGCAGTTGGTCGTCGACAGCCAGAGCTGGTCGGCGCCGGGGACCTTGGTGACCGTGCGCAGGCGGCCGTACGTGCCGACGTAGTACGCCGTCGGTGTGCCGACGTTCTCCGTGTCGCCGGTGATCGGGATGCGCCACAGGCGTTCGCCGCGCAGGGATGCCATATAGATGACGTTGCGGACGATGGCGATGCCGCTGGGTGAGGCCTCGGAGACGTTCCAGGTCTTCTTGGGGTTGGTCATCCCGGCGACGCTGCAGGTGCCTTCGCAGGTCGGCCAGCCGTAGTTGGCGCCGGGCTTGATGAGGTTGAGTTCGTCCTTGGAGCTGTTGCCGAACTCGGCTTCCCACAGGCGGCCGTTGCGGTCGAAGGCGAGGCCCTGCGGGTTGCGGTGGCCGTAGCTGTAGACGTAGTTGCCGAACGGGTTGCCCGGGGCGGCCTTTCCGTCGGTGGTCATGCGAAGGATCTTGCCGTTGAGAGAGTTCTTGTCCTGGGCCAGATCGGGCGTCTGGGCCTCGCCGGTGGAGACGTACAGGTAGCCGTCGGGGCCGAAGGCGAGGCGCCCGCCGTTGTGGTAGCGGTTCTTCTTGATGCCCTGGAGGAGGACGGTGTAGCCGCTGAGGGAGGTGCCGTTGTAGGTCATGCGGACGACGCGGTTGCCCTCGGCGGCGGTGTGCATGAAGTAGACGTAGTGGTTCGTCGACCAGTTGGGGTCGACGGCCACGCCCAGCAGGCCGCCCTCGCCGTCGGTCGTGACGGCGTTGGGCACGGTTCCGACCTGCGTCTTCGTGCCGTCCTTGGCGACCTTCCACACGCGGAAGTCGTCCCGCTCGGTGACCAGGGCGGTCTGGCCGTCGGGCATCCAGTAGGTGCCCCACGGAATGGTCCAGCCGGAGGAGACGGTGCTGATGGACGACGGGACGCCACCGTCGGTGGAGCAGGTCTGCGTGGTGAAGGTGACCGTGTTGGTCTCCGGGGAGACGTTGCCGGCGGCGTCGCGCGCCACCACGTTCAGGGTGTACGGGCTGTTGCAGGCGAGGCCGGTCAGCGTGGTCGACGTGCCGGTGACGGACTTGTAGACGGTGGTGCCGCTGCGCACGTCGTAGCCGACGACCGCCTTGTCGTCCGTCGAGGCACCCCAGCTGAGGTCGGCGCTGGTGGCGGTGACGTTGGAGGCGGTCAGTGTGCCGGGCTTGGTGGGCGGGGTGGTGTCGGAGCTGGGCTTGGTCGTGCAGTCGACGGCGGGGCTGGCCGGTGAGGTGTTGCCGGACGCGTCCCGGGCGATGACGGTGAGGTTGTAGGTGGTGTTCGGCGTCAGACCGGTGAGGTTCTTCGAGGTCGCGTCTCCCGCGGCCTCGCCGATCTTGTTGCCGTGCTCGTAGAGGTCGTACGCCGTCACGCCGACGTTGTCCGTCGAGGCGCCCCATGCCAGGGTGAGCGTGTCCTCGCCGATGTCCGAGCAGCTGGGCTGGCCGGGACGGGTCGGCGCCTGGGTGTCGGCCGCCGCGCCGACGCTCAGTTTGTCGAGGTTGGGGCCGCCGGCCGCGGTCGTGGCGGTGGCACGGATCTTGTTGGAGCCCGCGGTGAGCGAGGCGTTGAGGGTCTTGGTAGCCCAGGTGTCCCAGTCGGTGGTGGCCGGGAAGGAGACGCCCGAGGCGACGACCGTGCCGTTCACGGAGATGTCCATCGGGCGGTCCGTCGTGGTGCCGTTGGCGTACCGCAGGGCGAGCGAGGCGCTGCCCGCCGAGGCGGCGCTCACCGTGAACTCCACATACGAACCGGTGATGTTGGTGTAGTCGACGAACCCGGTGCCCGTGTAACCGGTGTGGTTGGTGGCCACCGTGCCCTGGGAGATCGTGGCGTCCTCGGCCTGGTGGTCGGTGGCTGCCGCGGCGAGCTCGAAGTCGAGGTAGTCGGTGTTGGCGAGGCCGCCCGAACCCGTGGCGGTGAGGCGGATCTTGTTGCTGCCCGCGTTCACCGGGACGGTCAGCGTCGAGGTGGTCCAGGCGTCCCAGGTGCTGGTGGACGGGAACGAGTACCCGGCCTTCACCACCGTGCCGTTGACCGCGATGTCCGCCGGGCGGTCGGCGGTGGTGCCGTTCGCGTAGCGCAGGGCCACGGTGGCCGTTCCCGCGGACGCGGCGTTTACGGTGAACTCGACGTAACTGCCCGCCGCGTTGGGGGTGTTGAGGAAGCCGCTGCCGGAGTATCCGGCGTAGTTGCTGTCCACGGTGGAGCCGGACGTGTAGGCGGCGCTCTCCGCTTCATAGCGGGTGGGCGCCGCCGAGGCCGACTGCGGTACGACCTGGACGAGTCCGGCACACAGGAGCACGACCGCACCGATGGCGATCCTCCTCAGCCGGCCTCTGGATG
Above is a genomic segment from Streptomyces sp. R21 containing:
- a CDS encoding BTAD domain-containing putative transcriptional regulator, which translates into the protein MTDAWQDAISHAERALRGGSTARLRTTQAVELLCADEHVLQDRALSRDLARLTSLLDSLGLQRLSHTLLRHVASRLAWDTGALNLDSSARNRLAVTLADRWHLAAAANVLSTALHFDPDGGASAARTLANLAALKLRLGDVTGAEESAGQARERLTEDAAEDLDVHLLVTTVLTTAARRRGLHEDADRLLADLEGAVRRLVGVLGGEHPQSLSALVALATAEFESARAAGALDRMERAVDVLAVASQKAAATVGTQHPQTVAALLSLAAAEGEAALDEPDGRRLDGVRALVTATARRADVMRHGAARVPRGPASAPEPRSSRARHAMAAQPAPRPGPAASRRDSPRDGTDEDTPTLRFSVLGPVQVWQEGEPLDIGPSTSAALLAALLLREGATVSPGELADMIWNTLPASGPRALSVYVYRLRRVLGPEALLREPHGYALRLAPGSLDLTIAEKHAAEAERFRAAGDPEQARTALSQALALWHGESLENARGPYAAEQRRRLEEWRLQLTEARLDLDVQLGRHYEVIPELNALTRTHPLDERLRELLMRALYRSGRRAQALAEYDRIRGLLLQHLGVEPSPGLQELWRRIHTSDPVLDSSASVRREARPIAVRPS
- a CDS encoding PQQ-dependent sugar dehydrogenase encodes the protein MRSTTPSRGRLRRIAIGAVVLLCAGLVQVVPQSASAAPTRYEAESAAYTSGSTVDSNYAGYSGSGFLNTPNAAGSYVEFTVNAASAGTATVALRYANGTTADRPADIAVNGTVVKAGYSFPSTSTWDAWTTSTLTVPVNAGSNKIRLTATGSGGLANTDYLDFELAAAATDHQAEDATISQGTVATNHTGYTGTGFVDYTNITGSYVEFTVSAASAGSASLALRYANGTTTDRPMDISVNGTVVASGVSFPATTDWDTWATKTLNASLTAGSNKIRATATTAAGGPNLDKLSVGAAADTQAPTRPGQPSCSDIGEDTLTLAWGASTDNVGVTAYDLYEHGNKIGEAAGDATSKNLTGLTPNTTYNLTVIARDASGNTSPASPAVDCTTKPSSDTTPPTKPGTLTASNVTATSADLSWGASTDDKAVVGYDVRSGTTVYKSVTGTSTTLTGLACNSPYTLNVVARDAAGNVSPETNTVTFTTQTCSTDGGVPSSISTVSSGWTIPWGTYWMPDGQTALVTERDDFRVWKVAKDGTKTQVGTVPNAVTTDGEGGLLGVAVDPNWSTNHYVYFMHTAAEGNRVVRMTYNGTSLSGYTVLLQGIKKNRYHNGGRLAFGPDGYLYVSTGEAQTPDLAQDKNSLNGKILRMTTDGKAAPGNPFGNYVYSYGHRNPQGLAFDRNGRLWEAEFGNSSKDELNLIKPGANYGWPTCEGTCSVAGMTNPKKTWNVSEASPSGIAIVRNVIYMASLRGERLWRIPITGDTENVGTPTAYYVGTYGRLRTVTKVPGADQLWLSTTNCDNNGGAADGSDKIFKLSIS